One Faecalispora anaeroviscerum genomic window carries:
- a CDS encoding flavodoxin domain-containing protein, which yields MKRVAVIYQSKYGATKQYAQWIARNLGAELLERSTVLPASLREFDVVVYGGGLYAGGIAGVDLVAKHPCPSLVVFTVGLANPAITDYSEILNRNFPPKQREKLKVFHLRGAMDYGRLGPVHRGMMAMMKKMTIDPKAPEDRTDEDRLMLETYGKSVNFIDEASIAPLVEYVKGLL from the coding sequence ATGAAGCGCGTTGCAGTGATCTATCAGTCAAAATACGGTGCGACTAAGCAGTACGCACAGTGGATCGCCCGGAATTTGGGAGCGGAGCTTCTGGAGCGTTCCACCGTTTTGCCGGCATCTTTGCGAGAGTTTGATGTGGTCGTGTATGGTGGCGGCCTGTATGCCGGCGGTATTGCCGGTGTGGATTTGGTGGCAAAGCACCCCTGCCCCTCGTTGGTGGTGTTTACGGTGGGGCTGGCAAACCCGGCAATTACAGATTATTCGGAGATTCTGAATCGAAATTTCCCCCCGAAGCAGAGGGAAAAGCTCAAAGTGTTCCATTTGCGCGGCGCGATGGATTACGGCAGGCTGGGGCCGGTTCACCGAGGCATGATGGCGATGATGAAGAAAATGACGATTGATCCGAAAGCGCCGGAAGACCGGACGGACGAGGACCGGCTAATGCTGGAAACGTATGGGAAATCCGTGAATTTTATTGACGAAGCGTCGATTGCTCCTTTGGTGGAGTATGTAAAGGGACTGCTGTAA
- the ymfI gene encoding elongation factor P 5-aminopentanone reductase: protein MEEHKTVLITGASRGIGSEIARRFALAGYRVVLNYNRSEQQARELAKTLELQLGVSPGERVLPVCADVADRQQVEKMFDEAESHFGGIDVLVNNAGIAQQKLITDLTDDDWRRMFAVHVDGAFYCSRRALQGMVRRHSGKIINVSSMWGQIGGSCEVHYSAAKAALIGMTRALAKEVGPSGVQVNCVAPGVIDTEMNGALAAETLEQLCEETPLGMLGTCRDIAEAVLFLADSRSDFITGQVLGVNGGMVIG, encoded by the coding sequence TTGGAAGAACATAAAACAGTTTTAATTACCGGGGCCTCGCGCGGCATCGGCAGCGAAATCGCGCGCCGGTTCGCCCTTGCTGGGTACCGGGTTGTGCTGAATTACAATAGAAGCGAACAACAGGCGCGGGAGCTGGCGAAAACATTGGAGCTGCAGCTTGGTGTTTCCCCCGGGGAGCGGGTGCTGCCCGTTTGTGCCGACGTTGCCGACCGGCAGCAGGTAGAGAAAATGTTTGACGAGGCGGAGTCTCACTTCGGCGGTATTGATGTGCTAGTGAACAACGCCGGAATCGCGCAGCAGAAGCTGATTACCGACCTGACGGACGACGACTGGCGCAGGATGTTCGCGGTACATGTGGACGGCGCGTTTTATTGCAGCCGCCGCGCTTTGCAGGGGATGGTTCGTCGGCACAGCGGGAAGATCATCAATGTGTCTTCCATGTGGGGGCAGATCGGCGGCTCGTGCGAGGTGCATTATTCCGCCGCCAAGGCTGCGCTGATCGGTATGACGCGCGCTTTGGCAAAAGAAGTGGGGCCGTCGGGGGTTCAGGTGAACTGCGTGGCTCCCGGGGTGATCGATACCGAGATGAACGGGGCACTTGCGGCCGAAACGCTGGAACAGCTCTGCGAAGAAACGCCGCTCGGCATGCTCGGCACCTGCCGTGACATTGCGGAGGCCGTGCTCTTTCTGGCGGATAGCCGGTCGGATTTTATCACCGGACAGGTGCTGGGGGTCAACGGCGGCATGGTGATCGGTTGA
- the nifJ gene encoding pyruvate:ferredoxin (flavodoxin) oxidoreductase yields the protein MARKTKTIDGNTAAAHVSYAFTDVAAIYPITPSSVMADETDKYAANGLKNLFGREVQVTEMQSEAGAAGAVHGSLAAGALTTTYTASQGLLLMIPNMYKMAGELLPAVIHVSARALATHALSIFGDHSDIYACRQTGFAMLCSNNPQEVMDLGAVAHLAAIRSRVPFLHFFDGFRTSHEVQKVAAWDYKDLDEMLDKDAVAAFRRRALNPEHPVLRGSAQNGDIFFQAREASNPYYDAVPEIVIDYMNQVNAKIGTDYKPFNYYGHPEADRVIIAMGSICDCTEEVIDYLNAAGEKVGLVKVHLYRPFVAKYLLDVLPKSVKKISVLDRTKEPGSIGEPLFLDVLAALADSDFSDVPVYTGRYGLGSKDTTPDDVIAVYRNMLAEDPKKRFTIGIVDDLTHLSLPIPERVNTVPKGTHSCKFWGLGADGTVGANKNSIKIIGDHTDMFAQGYFDYDSKKSGGLTVSHLRFGDKPIKSTYYITQADFVACHNPSYIDKYDIVEDLKKGGSFLLNCPWDVEELDHRLPGKMKRYIAQNDIHFYTIDGIKIGKELGLGGRINTILQAAFFKIANIIPIEQAVEFMKAAATKSYSKKGDKVVAMNHAAIDRGVDGFREVQVPESWKNAPDTKEAVEIKGDRPELISYVKNILDPVNAFRGSKLTVSDFKDYADGTVPQGSAAYEKRGIAVDVPEWNPDNCIQCNFCSYVCPHAVIRPLVMTPEELAKAPAQTKSKDLNGLPGLKFTIAVSTLDCTGCGSCAQVCPGMKGNKALTLKPIDTQLAGAEVFEYGRTLSEKPELLEKFKDTTVKGSQFHQPLLEFSGACAGCGETPYAKLTTQLFGDRMFIANATGCSSIWGGSAPATPYTVNRQGRGPAWSNSLFEDNAEFGFGMALGQKAVRNRLIDYVDQIVALNDASAELKEAGQNYVSTLASSGENQKAATTLLAELEKVQPKGGELGRLAGQILEDRDYLAKKSMWIFGGDGWAYDIGFGGLDHVIASGENVNILVFDTEVYSNTGGQASKSTPTGSVAQFAATGKAIKKKDLAGIAMTYGYVYVAHVAMGADYNQCLKAFHEAESYNGPSLIIAYAPCINHGIKGGMTVAQAEEKKAVASGYWHNYRFDPRRADEGKNPFQLDSKAPTDSYRDFILGEVRYSSLTRAFPERAEMLFEKAEEDAKKTYEDLEARAKE from the coding sequence CGCGTGCCCTTGCAACTCATGCACTTTCTATCTTTGGCGATCATTCCGACATTTATGCCTGTCGCCAAACCGGTTTCGCCATGTTGTGCTCCAATAACCCACAAGAGGTTATGGATTTGGGTGCGGTTGCGCACCTTGCCGCGATTCGCAGCAGAGTTCCGTTCCTCCATTTCTTCGACGGCTTCCGTACTTCTCACGAAGTTCAGAAGGTGGCTGCGTGGGATTATAAGGATCTGGACGAAATGCTTGATAAAGACGCTGTGGCTGCGTTCCGCCGCCGTGCGCTGAACCCGGAGCATCCCGTACTGCGCGGCAGCGCTCAGAACGGCGATATCTTCTTCCAGGCGAGAGAAGCAAGCAACCCCTATTATGACGCCGTGCCCGAGATCGTGATCGACTACATGAATCAGGTCAACGCGAAGATCGGCACAGACTATAAGCCCTTTAACTACTATGGACACCCCGAGGCTGATCGCGTGATCATTGCCATGGGTTCCATCTGCGACTGCACCGAAGAGGTTATCGATTACCTAAACGCCGCAGGCGAGAAGGTTGGTTTGGTGAAGGTTCACCTGTATCGTCCCTTCGTTGCGAAGTACCTGCTCGACGTGCTGCCGAAATCGGTAAAGAAGATTTCTGTTCTTGACAGAACAAAGGAGCCCGGCTCCATCGGCGAGCCCCTGTTCCTGGATGTGCTGGCTGCTCTGGCCGACAGCGATTTCTCGGATGTGCCCGTATACACCGGCCGCTATGGTCTTGGTTCCAAGGACACCACGCCCGACGACGTAATCGCCGTATACCGCAACATGCTGGCTGAAGATCCGAAGAAGCGCTTCACCATTGGCATTGTGGACGACCTGACTCACCTTTCTCTGCCCATTCCGGAGAGAGTAAACACCGTTCCCAAGGGAACTCATTCCTGCAAATTCTGGGGCCTTGGCGCAGACGGTACTGTTGGCGCGAACAAGAACTCCATTAAGATCATCGGTGACCACACCGACATGTTTGCGCAGGGCTATTTTGATTATGATTCCAAGAAATCCGGCGGCCTGACGGTTTCTCACCTGCGTTTTGGTGACAAGCCGATCAAATCCACCTATTATATCACCCAGGCTGACTTTGTTGCCTGCCACAACCCCTCTTATATCGACAAATACGATATTGTTGAGGATCTGAAAAAGGGCGGAAGCTTCCTGCTGAACTGCCCGTGGGATGTGGAAGAGCTCGATCATCGTCTGCCCGGCAAGATGAAGAGATATATTGCTCAGAACGACATTCACTTCTACACCATCGATGGCATTAAGATCGGTAAGGAACTGGGTCTTGGCGGACGCATCAACACCATTCTGCAGGCTGCGTTCTTCAAAATCGCGAACATCATCCCGATTGAGCAGGCTGTGGAATTCATGAAGGCCGCTGCAACCAAGTCTTACAGCAAGAAGGGCGACAAGGTTGTTGCGATGAACCATGCGGCGATTGACCGTGGTGTTGATGGATTCCGTGAGGTTCAGGTACCCGAGAGCTGGAAGAACGCTCCCGATACCAAAGAAGCGGTTGAAATCAAGGGCGATCGTCCCGAGCTGATCAGCTATGTGAAGAACATCCTTGATCCGGTCAACGCCTTCCGCGGCAGCAAGCTGACGGTTTCTGACTTTAAGGATTATGCAGACGGCACCGTGCCGCAGGGCAGCGCCGCTTATGAGAAGCGCGGCATTGCCGTGGATGTTCCCGAGTGGAACCCCGACAACTGCATCCAGTGCAACTTCTGCTCCTATGTGTGTCCGCACGCGGTCATCCGCCCGCTCGTTATGACTCCCGAAGAGCTGGCGAAGGCTCCCGCACAGACCAAGTCTAAGGATTTGAACGGTCTGCCGGGCCTGAAGTTCACCATCGCTGTTTCTACCCTCGATTGCACCGGCTGCGGCTCCTGCGCACAGGTTTGCCCGGGCATGAAGGGCAACAAGGCTTTGACTCTCAAGCCGATCGACACTCAGCTGGCCGGCGCAGAGGTATTTGAATACGGCAGAACCCTCTCCGAGAAACCGGAGCTGCTCGAAAAGTTTAAGGATACTACCGTAAAGGGCAGCCAGTTCCACCAGCCGCTGCTCGAATTCTCCGGCGCGTGCGCAGGCTGCGGTGAAACTCCTTATGCCAAGCTGACAACTCAGCTGTTCGGCGACAGAATGTTTATCGCGAATGCAACCGGCTGTTCCTCCATTTGGGGTGGTTCCGCACCTGCAACCCCTTACACTGTAAACCGTCAGGGCCGCGGCCCCGCGTGGTCCAACTCCCTGTTTGAGGACAATGCTGAGTTTGGCTTTGGCATGGCCCTGGGCCAGAAGGCTGTTCGCAACCGTCTGATTGATTACGTTGATCAGATTGTGGCGCTGAATGATGCTTCCGCAGAACTGAAGGAAGCCGGACAGAACTATGTTAGCACTCTGGCAAGCAGCGGCGAAAACCAGAAGGCCGCGACGACTCTGCTGGCAGAGCTGGAGAAGGTTCAGCCCAAGGGCGGCGAGCTTGGCAGACTGGCCGGACAGATTCTGGAGGACAGAGATTACCTCGCGAAGAAGTCTATGTGGATTTTCGGCGGCGACGGCTGGGCGTATGACATTGGCTTCGGCGGTCTGGATCACGTGATTGCTTCCGGTGAGAACGTGAACATCCTGGTATTCGATACCGAGGTGTACTCCAACACCGGCGGACAGGCATCCAAATCTACTCCTACTGGTTCTGTGGCACAGTTTGCGGCAACCGGCAAGGCGATCAAGAAGAAGGATCTGGCCGGAATTGCCATGACCTACGGCTATGTATACGTTGCTCATGTTGCGATGGGTGCCGATTACAACCAGTGCCTGAAGGCGTTCCACGAGGCGGAGAGCTACAATGGCCCGTCCCTGATCATTGCGTATGCTCCCTGCATCAACCATGGCATTAAGGGCGGCATGACCGTTGCACAGGCAGAAGAGAAGAAAGCAGTTGCTTCCGGCTACTGGCACAACTACCGCTTCGACCCGCGCCGTGCGGACGAGGGCAAGAATCCCTTCCAGCTCGACAGCAAGGCTCCTACTGACAGCTATCGCGACTTTATTCTGGGCGAGGTTCGTTACAGCTCGCTGACCCGTGCGTTCCCTGAGCGTGCGGAGATGCTGTTCGAAAAGGCCGAGGAAGACGCGAAGAAGACTTACGAGGATCTGGAAGCGAGAGCGAAGGAATAA
- a CDS encoding 16S rRNA (uracil(1498)-N(3))-methyltransferase produces the protein MPRFFIEFPCAPGDEPWVEGENGAHIVKSLRMREGETMTLCDGNGTDYHCVLLQTESARAQVRVLKQTKSISEPSVFVTVYQSLPKADKMDAVVQKAVECGACRVVPVLSARCVSRPDEKAARKKTERWQKIALEAAKQSGRGIVPEVAQITPYAKAVERAEADGGRLLFFYEGGGQSLRSLGLENEKRISLFIGPEGGFAVDEVELARESGAQIATLGPRIFRTETAPVAALSALMMLTGNMEQDAVWEE, from the coding sequence ATGCCGAGATTTTTTATCGAATTTCCCTGCGCGCCGGGGGATGAGCCCTGGGTAGAGGGAGAAAACGGAGCGCATATCGTCAAATCCCTGCGGATGCGCGAGGGAGAAACGATGACGCTGTGCGACGGGAATGGGACGGATTACCACTGCGTGCTGTTGCAGACGGAATCGGCCCGTGCGCAGGTGCGCGTGCTGAAGCAGACGAAGAGCATCAGTGAGCCCTCTGTTTTTGTGACGGTATATCAGTCTTTGCCAAAGGCGGACAAGATGGATGCCGTGGTGCAGAAAGCGGTGGAGTGTGGCGCGTGCCGCGTAGTGCCGGTACTCAGCGCGCGGTGTGTGTCGCGCCCGGATGAGAAAGCGGCGCGCAAGAAGACGGAGCGCTGGCAGAAAATCGCGCTGGAGGCGGCCAAGCAGTCCGGCCGGGGAATTGTGCCGGAGGTTGCGCAGATCACGCCGTATGCCAAGGCGGTGGAGCGGGCAGAGGCGGACGGTGGCAGACTGCTGTTCTTTTATGAAGGCGGCGGGCAGAGCCTGCGCAGCCTGGGGCTGGAAAATGAGAAGCGTATTTCTTTGTTCATCGGGCCAGAGGGTGGCTTCGCAGTAGACGAGGTGGAGCTGGCCCGCGAAAGCGGCGCACAGATAGCGACGCTGGGCCCGCGGATTTTTCGCACAGAAACGGCGCCGGTTGCGGCTCTCTCGGCATTGATGATGCTGACCGGGAACATGGAGCAGGACGCGGTTTGGGAGGAATGA